The segment CACGAGAGGTTGCACGCGGCCGTGATCTCGACGGTCCCGCTCAGAGGGACGCGATCGCGCAGCGCGGTCGAGAGGGCCCGCCTGGCGAACTCCCCGTACCGCCCCTCCGCCCGCGGCTCACAGCGCATCCGGTCGAGTCTCCTGCACGGCGCCGAAGCCTTCGAGCTCCGCCAGGAAGGCTTCCAGATCCCGCGCAGCCTCCTCCTCGCTCACTTCGAAGCGAGCGACGATCTCCTCGATCATCTGAGCCGCCGTGTGTTGCCCGTCCATGAG is part of the Pseudomonadota bacterium genome and harbors:
- a CDS encoding PqqD family protein codes for the protein MKSSAFAWRVIGEEAALVPVAGKRDDLDFIFVLNEVGTLIWTLMDGQHTAAQMIEEIVARFEVSEEEAARDLEAFLAELEGFGAVQETRPDAL